GCGTGCGATGAGAGATCAGTCACAGGATGTCGGAATCGTGACGTGGTCCGCTCCGTGCGGTGAGCGGTACGTCGACGCCGACGAACGGTCATCCTCCCGGAGTGCGTTCCACACCGAGACCGAGACGCTCGGGGACGTGCATCGCGGCGAAGATCGCCGCCACGCGCGGCGGGACCGTGTCGCGAGTCGCGAGGCTGACGCCGACCATCGTGGCGAACGTCAGGGGCACGGTGATGGCGGCGGGGTAGTCGGTGAGGACTCGAGGCCAACCACCGAGGACGTCGTCCGAGACGAGTTCGCCGACCACCACGATCACCGAGGTCAAGGATGTGAGCCCGCCGACGACAAGACCGGCGACCGCTCCGGCGGCAGTGAGGCCGCGCCACCAGATGCCGAGCAACAGCAGCGGGCAGAACGTTGCTGCCGAAACGGCGAACACCAGGCCGACCGACCTCGACAGTTCGAGTGAGCCCGCACCGAGAGCGAGGCCGATGGGGACGAGACCGCCGATGACCGCGGAGATCCGGAAGCTGCGAACACCGGCGGGCAGCAGGTCGGTGGACATGACGCCGGCGATGCTGACCAGCAGACCCGACGACGTCGCCAGGAACGCGGCGACCGCTCCTGCCGCCACGAGTGCGGCGAGCAGCCGACCCCACACCCCGGACAGTGCCGCCTCGGGTAGGAGAAGTACGGCGGCGTCGGCGGTTCCCGTCGACAACACCTGCGGGGTCCAGATGCGTGCGAGTGCGCCGAGCACGGTCGGGAACAGGTAGAACACCGACAGCGCACCGATGACGTTGAGCGCGGTACGACGTGCGGCCCGTCCGTCCGGGTTGGTGTAGAAGCGGACCAGAACGTGGGGGAGCCCGACGGCGCCGAGGAACGTCGCGACGATCAGCGACAGCACTTGGTACAGCGGGTGTCCGCCGCCGAGCCCACCGCCCGACGCGGCCCACGCCGCACCGGTCTGCGGTGCGGACGACACGATCGGTGTCGCGGCTCCGGGAGCAAGTCGGATCGTCGCGCCCTCCTCGACACGGATGGTGCCGGCCGGCGGGGCCTGATCGTGGACGTCGGTGCCGTCGACCACCCCGTCGATCCTCACTCCGGACGGGTCGGAGACCGTCACGTCGACCGTCCGTCCGACGTCGACCGTCGTCGCGGTGTGGACCCGCGGCGGCAGGGGATCTCCGAGGGCCTCTGGGCCGTTCGCGAACAGCATGCCGAGGGCGAGTGCGGGGACGGCGACCGCCGTCAGCTTGAGCCAGTACGCGGCGGCCTGTGCGAACGTCACCGACCGCATGCCGCCGCCGACGACGTTGACGATCACCAGCGCGCCGATCACGACGACCCCGATCCACGGCGGCAGCCCCAGCAGGATGTCGAGGGTGAGGCCCGCACCCTGCAGCTGCGGGACGAGGTAGAGCATGCAGATCGCGACGACGACGATCATCGCGACCCGGCGTACACGTGGTGAAGCGAGTCGGAACTCGGCGAAGTCGGGGACCGTGTATGCGCCGGATCTGCGCAGCGGTGCCGACACGAACAGGAGCAGGGCCAGATAGCCCGCGGTGAAACCGATCGGATACCAGAGCGCGTCGGCGCCGTACTTGGCGACGAGGCCCGCGACTCCGAGGAACGACGCCGCCGACAGGTACTCACCCGCGACCGCCGCAGCGTTCCAGCCGGGGCCGATGCTGCGGGAGGCCACCAGGAAGTCGGACGTCGACCGCGCCCCTCGGCCCGCGTAGGCGCCGGCCGCCAGCGTGCCCGCCGCCGCGATCAGCACCGCGGCGAGAGTCCACCCAGTCACCGTTCCGCGCCTTCCTCTGCTCCTCGAAAGGTCGGCACGTCCTCTGCGGGGCCGTCGTCGGTGAGTAGCAGGAAGTCGCGTTCGGCCTGTTCCGCGAGACGCAGGTACAACCGTCCCGCGATGTAGAGGACGGGATACGGTGCGACACCGAGGATCAGCCAGTTGAGCCGGATTCCGAAGACGGTCGCCGTCGCGAACGGTTCAACGGTGGCGCCGAGGATCGGGATGGCGACGA
This genomic window from Gordonia sp. PDNC005 contains:
- a CDS encoding cation acetate symporter; the protein is MTGWTLAAVLIAAAGTLAAGAYAGRGARSTSDFLVASRSIGPGWNAAAVAGEYLSAASFLGVAGLVAKYGADALWYPIGFTAGYLALLLFVSAPLRRSGAYTVPDFAEFRLASPRVRRVAMIVVVAICMLYLVPQLQGAGLTLDILLGLPPWIGVVVIGALVIVNVVGGGMRSVTFAQAAAYWLKLTAVAVPALALGMLFANGPEALGDPLPPRVHTATTVDVGRTVDVTVSDPSGVRIDGVVDGTDVHDQAPPAGTIRVEEGATIRLAPGAATPIVSSAPQTGAAWAASGGGLGGGHPLYQVLSLIVATFLGAVGLPHVLVRFYTNPDGRAARRTALNVIGALSVFYLFPTVLGALARIWTPQVLSTGTADAAVLLLPEAALSGVWGRLLAALVAAGAVAAFLATSSGLLVSIAGVMSTDLLPAGVRSFRISAVIGGLVPIGLALGAGSLELSRSVGLVFAVSAATFCPLLLLGIWWRGLTAAGAVAGLVVGGLTSLTSVIVVVGELVSDDVLGGWPRVLTDYPAAITVPLTFATMVGVSLATRDTVPPRVAAIFAAMHVPERLGLGVERTPGG